One part of the Papilio machaon chromosome 5, ilPapMach1.1, whole genome shotgun sequence genome encodes these proteins:
- the LOC106721359 gene encoding transcriptional adapter 1 isoform X1, with amino-acid sequence MASEALNVSRRKLNEVLGEKSTKYFNHMKQWFRMKLTKEEFDAEARALLTIDQVHYHNEFLLALLNKVEGLAETSMTIAQEKANSQHRNSRRHKRNSRTSERSNFEPVDLLEYLPSNSPPGAGSDGVKYATQEIFLPDHALVVGRFMLAAWELGLEGADDEAADLIVVAVQHFLKNIISAVISQRKGYKTRNKHFKYDIGGDMPNMWLRNSNKLYDPQSEGRVGLDDSNDVLGPRCPPTIDEVEQSAVLEIACSSANSQPNEDRLTLDELYHTLLTHKNIIACHSVYAVNMERIAVMLNHPSY; translated from the exons atgGCATCAGAAGCCTTGAACGTGTCTAGACGAAAATTGAATGAAGTTTTAGGTGAAAAATCTACCAAATATTTCAATCACATGAAACAATGGTTTCGCATGAAGCTAACTAAAGAAGAATTTGACGCCGAAGCTCGCGCGTTACTTACTATAGATCAAGTGCATTACCATAACGAATTTTTACTTGCACTTCTGAATAAGGTGGAAGGTTTAGCAGAAACTTCAATGACCATAGCGCAAGAAAAAGCGAACTCACAGCATCGGAACAGTAGACGACATAAGAGAAATTCACGTACTTCGGAAAGGTCTAACTTTGAGCCAGTGGACTTGCTGGAGTATTTGCCTTCAAACTCTCCACCCGGCGCGGGAAGCGATGGGGTCAAATATGCAACTCAA gAAATATTTTTGCCTGACCATGCATTAGTTGTTGGTCGGTTCATGCTAGCAGCGTGGGAACTAGGACTAGAAggagctgatgatgaagctGCAGATCTCATTGTAGTTGCTGTACAGCATTTTCTCAAGAACATAATTAGTGCAGTTATATCCCAGCGAAAAGGCTATAAGACACGGAATAAGCACTTCAAGTATGATATTGGTGGTGATATGCCTAATATGTGGCTTCgtaattcaaataaactgTACGACCCACAGAGTGAAGGCAGAGTCGGCTTGGATGATAGTAATGATGTCCTTGGTCCACGTTGTCCTCCAACTATTGATGAAGTTGAACAATCAGCTGTTCTTGAAATTGCTTGCAG TTCAGCTAACTCCCAACCTAATGAAGATAGGCTTACACTGGACGAACTTTACCATACATTGTTaacacacaaaaatattattgcatgTCATTCAGTGTACGCTGTGAATATGGAGAGGATTGCTGTCATGTTGAATCATCCCagttattaa
- the LOC106721359 gene encoding transcriptional adapter 1 isoform X2 — translation MASEALNVSRRKLNEVLGEKSTKYFNHMKQWFRMKLTKEEFDAEARALLTIDQVHYHNEFLLALLNKVEGLAETSMTIAQEKANSQHRNSRRHKRNSRTSERSNFEPVDLLEYLPSNSPPGAGSDGVKYATQEIFLPDHALVVGRFMLAAWELGLEGADDEAADLIVVAVQHFLKNIISAVISQRKGYKTRNKHFKYDIGGDMPNMWLRNSNKLYDPQSEGRVGLDDSNDVLGPRCPPTIDEVEQSAVLEIACS, via the exons atgGCATCAGAAGCCTTGAACGTGTCTAGACGAAAATTGAATGAAGTTTTAGGTGAAAAATCTACCAAATATTTCAATCACATGAAACAATGGTTTCGCATGAAGCTAACTAAAGAAGAATTTGACGCCGAAGCTCGCGCGTTACTTACTATAGATCAAGTGCATTACCATAACGAATTTTTACTTGCACTTCTGAATAAGGTGGAAGGTTTAGCAGAAACTTCAATGACCATAGCGCAAGAAAAAGCGAACTCACAGCATCGGAACAGTAGACGACATAAGAGAAATTCACGTACTTCGGAAAGGTCTAACTTTGAGCCAGTGGACTTGCTGGAGTATTTGCCTTCAAACTCTCCACCCGGCGCGGGAAGCGATGGGGTCAAATATGCAACTCAA gAAATATTTTTGCCTGACCATGCATTAGTTGTTGGTCGGTTCATGCTAGCAGCGTGGGAACTAGGACTAGAAggagctgatgatgaagctGCAGATCTCATTGTAGTTGCTGTACAGCATTTTCTCAAGAACATAATTAGTGCAGTTATATCCCAGCGAAAAGGCTATAAGACACGGAATAAGCACTTCAAGTATGATATTGGTGGTGATATGCCTAATATGTGGCTTCgtaattcaaataaactgTACGACCCACAGAGTGAAGGCAGAGTCGGCTTGGATGATAGTAATGATGTCCTTGGTCCACGTTGTCCTCCAACTATTGATGAAGTTGAACAATCAGCTGTTCTTGAAATTGCTTGCAG CTAA
- the LOC106707718 gene encoding cytochrome P450 4d2 codes for MILFLIITSVIFIILISWFNLLWDAKNCDIRGPLPLPLVGNGLDFVVKPTEFLNLLHRFQQRFGEAVRVHLFSSRYIILYHPKYIEGIVSHSEIITKGRSYSFLRAWLGDGLLTSTGAKWRSHRKFLTPAFHFNILQNFIPVFWKNEQILRDNLMTSADGDTDVNIFPLIALAALDNVTESIMGMSFNAQKDKESKYVKAISEVSSVAALRMRNPFIAEETVFNLSAYRKIQDNAINVLHAHTKKVIEIRREELKKANITSLAGSTDIGIKNKHAFLDLLLLAEIDGRKISDELIREEVDTFMFEGHDTTTSGISFTLYCISKHKDVQEKLFNEQKSIFSDDLYRDATYSELGQMKYLEQVIKESLRLYPSVPLIERMITRDVEVAGLKLKKNTSVIVDIFHMQRLEEFYIDPMEFTPERFESTVVRNPFSWLAFSAGPRNCIGQKFAILEMKVTLSGIIRHFELFPSKLEPELTSDLILRPENGLFVKLRPRKIH; via the exons AGTTTTTGAATCTACTGCATCGCTTTCAGCAACGTTTTGGAGAAGCTGTCCGTGTCCATCTCTTTTCGAGTCgatacattattttgtatcaTCCAAAATACATTGaa GGGATAGTGTCACACtctgaaattataacaaaaggtCGATCCTACTCGTTTTTACGAGCTTGGCTTGGCGATGGACTTTTAACATCCACAG gtGCAAAATGGCGTTCACACCGCAAATTCTTGACACCAGCGTtccattttaatatacttcaAAATTTCATTCCCGTGTTTTGGAAAAACGAACAGATCCTACGTGATAATTTAATGACGTCTGCGGACGGAGACACTGATGTGAACATATTCCCGCTGATCGCTCTTGCGGCTTTGGACAATGTGACTG AATCAATCATGGGAATGTCATTCAATGCTCAAAAAGACAAAGAATCTAAATACGTAAAGGCAATATCAGA AGTTAGTTCGGTCGCCGCTCTTCGAATGCGAAATCCGTTTATAGCTGAAGAAACGGTTTTTAATTTGTCGGCGTATAGAAAAATACAAGACAACGCTATAAATGTTCTTCACGCGCACACCAAGAAAGTGATAGAAATAAGACGAGAGGAACTTAAAAAAGCCAACATCACATCTCTGGCAGGTTCCACTGATATag gtaTTAAAAACAAGCATGCATTTCTCGATCTCCTTTTGCTAGCTGAAATCGATGGTCGAAAAATCAGCGATGAATTAATAAGGGAAGAAGTGGACACATTCATGTTCGag GGTCACGACACGACAACGTCCGGAATCTCCTTCACGCTTTACTGTATATCAAAACACAAAGATGTTcaagaaaaactttttaatgaacAAAAATCTATATTCTCAGATGATTTGTATCGGGATGCCACGTACAG tGAATTGGgtcaaatgaaatatttggAACAGGTCATCAAAGAATCTCTCAGACTGTATCCCTCGGTACCTTTAATAGAAAGAATGATAACAAGAGACGTAG aggtAGCAGgtttgaaactaaaaaaaaatacatcagtTATCGTAGACATATTCCATATGCAAAGATTGGAAGAATTCTACATAGATCCAATGGAGTTTACACCTGAAAGATTTGAATCAACAGTTGTAAGGAATCCATTCAGTTGGCTTGCTTTTAGTGCTGGACCCAGGAATTGTATTG GTCAGAAGTTCGCAATTTTAGAGATGAAAGTTACACTCTCGGGAATTATACGGCATTTTGAATTGTTCCCTTCAAAACTGGAACCGGAACTGACATCCGATCTCATTCTGCGACCAGAAAATGGACTATTTGTCAAACTGAGGCCACGAAAAattcattga